The Vibrio splendidus genome has a window encoding:
- a CDS encoding GntR family transcriptional regulator, translating into MARLPMYRQIADAIREKISSGEYKVGEALPTEAQLREVFSVSRVTVRQALKLLIENDELESVQGSGTYVKENKINYDIYKQSSFQEKWAHLDVVTHSDVLAFEMKPCSLAMSEHLDIKEGELVFYVKRVRFIDNNPITVEETWLPVALFPDLTYQVMQTSKYDFIENTKGMVIDRSEQELVPILPPEDVAKQLGIDPAQPIIEKRTRGYLANNTVFEYSRNYFTSNDYRFTLVARRQR; encoded by the coding sequence ATGGCAAGACTCCCTATGTATCGCCAAATCGCAGATGCAATAAGAGAAAAGATCAGTTCTGGAGAATATAAAGTTGGAGAAGCACTCCCAACAGAAGCGCAATTGCGTGAAGTATTCTCGGTAAGCCGTGTGACGGTTAGGCAAGCGTTGAAACTACTGATCGAAAACGATGAGCTTGAAAGCGTTCAAGGCAGCGGCACTTACGTCAAAGAGAACAAGATCAATTATGACATCTACAAACAGTCGAGCTTTCAAGAAAAGTGGGCGCATTTGGATGTGGTTACACACAGTGACGTTCTGGCCTTTGAAATGAAGCCGTGTTCTTTGGCGATGTCTGAGCATTTAGATATCAAAGAAGGCGAATTGGTTTTCTACGTAAAGCGTGTTCGTTTCATAGACAACAATCCAATCACGGTTGAAGAAACTTGGTTACCTGTTGCCCTATTCCCAGATCTCACCTATCAAGTGATGCAGACATCAAAGTACGACTTTATTGAGAACACCAAAGGCATGGTGATTGATAGAAGTGAGCAAGAATTGGTGCCGATTCTTCCGCCTGAAGATGTTGCGAAACAGCTAGGTATTGACCCAGCTCAGCCTATCATTGAAAAACGTACTCGCGGTTACCTTGCCAATAACACGGTGTTTGAATACAGCCGTAACTACTTCACATCTAACGATTACCGATTTACTTTGGTCGCAAGACGCCAAAGATAA